From Chromohalobacter canadensis, one genomic window encodes:
- a CDS encoding BCCT family transporter gives MTQDNTSATRSGIRYGDPTVLGLTIGFIVLFVAFSLTDPEGMTAVIGAGFAWTAKTLGAYFQLLLLLTFLIAVGVAASPAGRARIGNLERPDMGTFKWVSIILCTLLAGGGVFFAAGEPVYHFVVTPPAFSSEAGTAAAVPNALAQSFMHWGFLAWAVLGTLAAIVLSHHHYDRGLPLQPRTLLAPLLGEERMRGVFGGVVDAVCVIAVVAGTVGPIGFLATQMSFGLHTLFGVAEGYGTQLVILLVLGGVYVTSAITGVDRGIQMLSRFNVMLALAIGATILLLGPTQFLFDSWFQGFGTYVGSFFEMATMTSQTAPDWWMKWWTVFFFAWFIGYAPLMAIFVARISRGRTIRQMIVAVAVLAPVATSVWFTLLGGSGIFYQMSGAIDLSEALNNFQFDVATLTVAQALPGGKLMALAVLVLTTIFVATTGDSMSYAISVVNAGHDEPQPALRAFWGVAMALMAAILLYMGAGQISVLQQFIVITAIPVSLVLLPSLWLGPRAAQAMAKRQGIVAS, from the coding sequence ATGACTCAAGACAACACGAGTGCCACGCGCTCGGGGATTCGCTATGGCGACCCGACGGTGCTGGGGCTGACGATTGGCTTTATCGTGTTATTCGTGGCGTTCTCGCTGACCGATCCCGAGGGCATGACGGCGGTGATCGGTGCCGGGTTCGCCTGGACGGCGAAGACGTTGGGCGCCTATTTCCAACTCCTGCTGCTGCTGACCTTCCTGATCGCCGTGGGCGTGGCCGCCTCGCCGGCAGGCCGCGCGCGCATCGGTAATCTTGAGCGACCGGACATGGGCACCTTCAAGTGGGTGTCGATCATTTTGTGCACCCTGCTGGCCGGGGGCGGTGTGTTCTTCGCCGCCGGTGAGCCGGTCTATCATTTCGTGGTCACGCCGCCGGCATTTTCCAGCGAGGCGGGCACCGCCGCGGCCGTGCCCAATGCACTGGCGCAGTCCTTCATGCACTGGGGCTTTCTGGCCTGGGCGGTGCTCGGCACCCTGGCGGCCATCGTGCTGTCGCATCACCATTACGACCGTGGCCTGCCGCTGCAGCCGCGTACCCTGTTGGCGCCGCTGTTGGGTGAGGAACGCATGCGCGGCGTGTTCGGCGGCGTGGTGGACGCGGTCTGCGTCATCGCCGTGGTCGCCGGTACCGTGGGCCCCATCGGCTTTCTGGCGACCCAGATGAGCTTCGGCCTGCATACGCTGTTCGGCGTCGCCGAGGGCTACGGCACGCAACTGGTGATTCTTCTCGTGCTGGGCGGTGTCTATGTGACCTCGGCGATCACCGGGGTCGACCGGGGCATTCAGATGCTGAGCCGTTTCAATGTCATGCTGGCATTGGCGATCGGCGCCACGATCCTGCTTCTGGGGCCGACGCAGTTCCTGTTCGATAGCTGGTTCCAGGGCTTTGGGACTTATGTGGGATCGTTCTTCGAGATGGCGACCATGACCTCGCAGACCGCGCCGGACTGGTGGATGAAGTGGTGGACGGTGTTCTTCTTCGCCTGGTTCATCGGCTACGCGCCGTTGATGGCGATCTTCGTGGCGCGCATCTCGCGGGGACGCACCATTCGCCAGATGATCGTGGCCGTGGCCGTGCTCGCCCCCGTGGCCACTTCGGTGTGGTTCACGCTGTTGGGTGGCTCGGGCATCTTCTACCAGATGAGCGGCGCTATCGATCTTAGCGAAGCGCTCAACAACTTCCAGTTCGATGTCGCGACGTTGACGGTGGCCCAGGCGCTACCGGGCGGTAAGTTGATGGCACTGGCGGTGCTGGTGCTGACCACGATCTTCGTGGCCACTACCGGCGATTCCATGAGCTATGCGATCTCCGTGGTCAACGCCGGTCATGACGAGCCCCAGCCCGCGCTTCGCGCGTTCTGGGGCGTGGCCATGGCGTTGATGGCGGCGATTCTGTTGTACATGGGCGCAGGGCAGATCAGCGTCTTGCAGCAGTTCATCGTGATCACCGCGATCCCCGTGTCGCTGGTGTTGCTGCCCTCGCTGTGGCTGGGGCCGCGCGCCGCGCAGGCCATGGCCAAACGTCAGGGAATCGTCGCCTCGTAA
- a CDS encoding LysR family transcriptional regulator, whose amino-acid sequence MKNRCLGGLVWDDTRAFLAVARCGTLSAAASQLNLGIATLSRRIERLETALKLPLFVRQQSGYQLTEDGADLIEKAEALEAAAQAFTSEADLQTQMSGQVRLATAENLATELILPALPEFRAQYPELLVEVVTDISTTNLHRRDADLAVRMVRPERGNVTLRRLGTLGYGLYCSPGYESRREATPDLGDYDTDTFITWGEMQSHLPAAQWVEQILRGRTPALTTTSLAAQVAAAKAGLGLAVLPHFIARDAGLVCVDSDIGVDQPIYLVIQTDLARSRRIRALADFLTDLVARNRERLSG is encoded by the coding sequence TTGAAAAACAGATGCCTCGGGGGCCTAGTCTGGGATGATACCCGCGCATTTCTTGCCGTAGCGCGCTGCGGTACTTTGAGCGCCGCTGCATCGCAGCTCAACCTAGGGATCGCGACACTCTCACGGCGTATCGAGCGACTCGAAACTGCCTTGAAGCTCCCACTCTTCGTGCGTCAGCAATCGGGATACCAGTTAACTGAGGACGGTGCCGATCTCATAGAGAAGGCGGAAGCCTTGGAAGCGGCTGCGCAAGCCTTTACATCGGAAGCAGACCTTCAAACTCAGATGAGCGGCCAAGTGCGACTGGCGACGGCCGAAAATCTGGCTACCGAGTTGATACTGCCGGCGCTCCCGGAGTTTCGCGCGCAATACCCCGAGCTATTGGTTGAAGTGGTGACCGACATCTCGACCACTAACCTGCATCGACGAGATGCCGACCTTGCGGTGCGGATGGTCCGGCCTGAAAGGGGCAATGTCACGCTACGCCGTCTCGGCACCTTGGGCTACGGGCTTTATTGCAGCCCCGGCTACGAGTCACGACGCGAGGCTACCCCCGACCTGGGTGACTATGACACGGATACCTTTATCACTTGGGGTGAGATGCAGTCGCACCTGCCTGCCGCTCAATGGGTGGAGCAAATCCTGCGTGGGCGCACACCAGCGCTGACCACCACCTCACTTGCCGCACAGGTGGCGGCAGCTAAGGCGGGGCTCGGGCTTGCGGTGCTACCGCACTTCATCGCTCGCGATGCGGGGCTAGTCTGCGTTGACTCGGACATTGGGGTCGACCAACCAATCTATCTTGTCATCCAAACAGACCTTGCAAGATCGCGGCGCATCAGAGCACTAGCCGACTTCTTAACGGATCTGGTAGCCCGAAATCGCGAGCGGTTGAGCGGGTAA